A stretch of the Kroppenstedtia eburnea genome encodes the following:
- a CDS encoding transketolase family protein, protein MTTMAAPREGYSQALIQLGKQHEDLVVLDADCAKSNMTNLFKQEFPDRFFNIGISECDLVGTAAGFALAGKVPFANAYANFLTGRAFDQMRISVCYANNNVKVVGHNAGTSPAQEGATHLPLEDISLMRSLPRMTVVVPADAVEMEKAVKAAYHFEGPLYLRVGKLPVPIVTQRDDPFQIGKAIHYRRGSDVSIISTGIMLDETFKAAEELEKRGIHADVLHVHTIKPIDVDAVVQSATRTGRVVTVEEHSIIGGLGSAVAEVLAEHQPTPLRRVGTQDRFGVSGKMDELLDFFELRAARIIKSVEGLMETAEAL, encoded by the coding sequence ATGACAACAATGGCAGCGCCCCGTGAAGGGTACAGCCAGGCTCTGATCCAATTGGGCAAACAGCACGAGGATTTGGTCGTCCTGGATGCCGATTGTGCCAAATCCAATATGACCAACCTCTTTAAACAGGAGTTCCCCGATCGCTTTTTCAACATTGGAATTTCTGAATGCGATCTGGTCGGGACGGCTGCCGGTTTCGCGCTGGCGGGTAAAGTCCCCTTCGCCAATGCATACGCCAACTTTTTGACGGGGCGGGCTTTTGACCAGATGCGGATCTCTGTTTGCTACGCCAACAACAATGTGAAAGTGGTCGGCCATAATGCCGGAACCTCCCCGGCGCAGGAAGGGGCGACTCACCTTCCGCTGGAGGATATCTCACTGATGCGCTCCTTGCCGCGGATGACGGTGGTGGTACCCGCCGATGCGGTGGAGATGGAGAAAGCCGTAAAAGCCGCCTATCACTTCGAAGGACCTCTGTATCTGCGGGTGGGTAAGTTGCCCGTTCCCATCGTCACCCAACGGGATGATCCCTTCCAGATCGGCAAAGCCATTCATTACCGCAGGGGTTCCGACGTTTCCATCATCAGTACCGGGATCATGCTGGACGAAACCTTCAAAGCGGCAGAGGAATTGGAAAAGCGGGGAATCCATGCGGATGTGCTTCACGTCCATACGATCAAGCCGATCGATGTGGATGCCGTGGTCCAATCCGCAACCCGAACGGGCCGGGTGGTCACTGTGGAGGAGCATTCCATCATCGGCGGATTGGGAAGCGCCGTGGCCGAAGTGTTGGCGGAACATCAACCGACTCCCCTCCGCCGGGTCGGAACCCAGGATCGCTTCGGGGTATCCGGAAAAATGGATGAGTTGCTCGATTTCTTTGAATTGAGGGCGGCCCGGATCATCAAAAGTGTGGAAGGGCTGATGGAGACGGCAGAAGCTTTGTGA
- a CDS encoding transketolase gives MSFTAEKLTRYTELSKRIRRHIVRMTHHAGSGHPGGSLSATELLTVLFFEHMNVDPKNPDWADRDCFFLSKGHCTPVYYSVLAEKGFFPVEELMTFRDVDGRLHGHPCSEHCPGVDISSGSLGQGLSVANGVALSAKLDGKSRRAYVMIGDGEAQEGQVWEAAMTTPHFGLDNVCAILDWNKIQLDDYVEDVMGLGDFAGKWKSFGWHVVEIDGHDLSEVDDAFREAKRTKGKPTAILAHTVKGKGISYMENTHKWHGLAPDDDELEMALKELV, from the coding sequence GTGAGCTTTACGGCTGAGAAACTGACCCGCTACACAGAGTTGAGCAAAAGGATCCGCCGGCACATTGTACGGATGACCCATCATGCCGGGAGTGGGCATCCCGGCGGCTCTCTGTCTGCAACAGAATTGTTGACGGTGCTGTTTTTCGAACACATGAATGTGGACCCGAAGAATCCGGACTGGGCGGATCGTGACTGTTTTTTCCTGTCCAAAGGGCATTGTACGCCGGTTTACTATTCGGTTCTGGCCGAGAAAGGTTTCTTTCCGGTGGAGGAGCTGATGACTTTCCGGGATGTGGACGGTCGATTGCACGGTCATCCCTGCAGTGAACATTGTCCCGGAGTGGATATCTCTTCCGGATCTCTGGGTCAGGGATTATCTGTCGCCAACGGGGTTGCTCTGTCCGCCAAGTTGGACGGAAAATCCCGGCGGGCCTATGTGATGATCGGTGACGGTGAGGCCCAGGAAGGGCAGGTCTGGGAAGCGGCGATGACCACCCCGCATTTCGGCTTGGACAATGTTTGTGCGATTCTCGACTGGAACAAAATCCAGCTGGACGACTATGTGGAAGATGTGATGGGGTTGGGGGATTTCGCCGGGAAGTGGAAATCCTTCGGATGGCATGTGGTGGAGATTGACGGTCACGATCTGAGTGAAGTGGATGATGCATTCCGGGAAGCCAAGAGAACAAAGGGAAAGCCGACCGCCATCCTCGCCCACACGGTGAAAGGGAAAGGAATCTCTTACATGGAGAACACCCACAAATGGCATGGTCTGGCCCCTGATGACGATGAATTGGAAATGGCGTTAAAGGAGTTGGTGTAA
- the tpx gene encoding thiol peroxidase codes for MSQFTLQGKPITLLGNRVKKGDQAPDFTVLAHDQKPVSLRDTGGGVRIFCAVPSLDTPVCDQQTRRFNEEAASLDDVTIWTVSVDLPFAQNRWCGAAGIEKVQTVSDHRDLSFGNAYGVVIKELRLLARSVFVVDRSDRLVHVEYVAEMSQYPDFEAVLEAAAKAG; via the coding sequence ATGTCCCAATTCACGCTTCAGGGAAAGCCCATCACCTTATTGGGAAATCGGGTGAAGAAAGGGGATCAGGCACCTGATTTCACCGTGTTGGCCCATGATCAGAAGCCTGTCTCGCTCAGGGATACCGGTGGAGGCGTCCGTATTTTCTGTGCGGTTCCGTCTCTGGACACCCCGGTTTGTGATCAGCAAACCCGCCGCTTCAATGAGGAGGCCGCCTCATTGGACGATGTAACGATCTGGACGGTGAGTGTGGATCTGCCCTTTGCGCAAAATCGGTGGTGTGGGGCGGCTGGAATTGAGAAGGTGCAAACGGTATCCGACCACCGCGATTTGTCCTTTGGAAATGCGTACGGTGTCGTGATCAAGGAACTTCGCCTGTTGGCCCGGTCGGTGTTTGTGGTGGACCGAAGTGATCGGCTGGTGCATGTGGAGTATGTAGCGGAGATGAGCCAGTATCCCGATTTTGAGGCGGTGCTTGAGGCTGCTGCAAAAGCCGGTTGA
- a CDS encoding nucleobase:cation symporter-2 family protein, with protein MGKMSSWKMILLGFQHVCVMYGGAVAVPLMIGPAIGLSQQQLVYLISFDLVTCGIVTWIQVIGGRYYGIKLPALMAVSFVVVEPVIAIGKIHSITGVLGAVIVSGVVVTILAQFFGKIVKYFPPLVTGSVVLIIGTSLMPVAMNNAAGGAGASDFGHAHNLLLAVFTLICFLILNHYLRGFMKTIAVLISMVIGSFVGAFMGLVDVGVMAKASWFTMVTPFYFGMPTFQLSSILAMSVIAIIIMIESVGVFMALGEFCDRKVGEEEIKKGLRAEGIGGVISGILNSFNHSTFSQNVGLVFLTGVKSRYVVITAGGILILLGLMPKVAALTTMIPKPVLGGAMIPMFGMLISAALRMILKSDLTKTTNQLIVAVGVGVGLAVKGVPDVFAGYPDLIQLLFGNGVVMGSIMLFVLNLFLNGPEEEVEKAEPTAGERDDSLKSVEPEATL; from the coding sequence ATGGGAAAAATGAGCTCGTGGAAGATGATCTTGTTGGGTTTTCAACATGTCTGTGTGATGTATGGTGGTGCCGTGGCTGTACCCCTGATGATCGGACCCGCAATCGGATTGTCCCAACAACAACTGGTCTATCTGATTTCCTTCGATCTGGTGACTTGTGGAATTGTGACATGGATCCAAGTCATTGGCGGGCGATATTACGGGATCAAGTTGCCGGCACTGATGGCGGTCTCCTTCGTTGTTGTGGAGCCGGTGATTGCCATCGGCAAGATCCACAGCATCACCGGCGTACTGGGGGCCGTGATTGTATCAGGAGTGGTTGTGACGATCCTGGCCCAATTTTTCGGCAAGATTGTGAAATACTTTCCTCCCCTCGTAACCGGGTCGGTCGTGTTGATTATCGGCACTTCTCTGATGCCGGTGGCGATGAACAATGCTGCGGGAGGAGCCGGTGCCTCTGACTTTGGGCATGCTCACAACCTGTTGCTGGCGGTATTCACCTTGATCTGTTTTCTGATTCTGAACCATTATTTGCGGGGGTTTATGAAAACGATTGCAGTACTTATCTCGATGGTGATCGGCAGCTTTGTGGGCGCATTCATGGGTTTGGTGGATGTAGGCGTGATGGCGAAAGCTTCTTGGTTCACCATGGTGACTCCCTTTTACTTCGGAATGCCCACATTCCAGCTATCCTCCATCCTGGCCATGAGCGTCATCGCGATCATCATCATGATCGAAAGTGTGGGGGTCTTTATGGCCCTGGGGGAATTCTGTGACCGGAAAGTGGGAGAAGAGGAAATTAAAAAAGGTCTGCGGGCCGAAGGAATCGGTGGAGTGATCAGCGGAATCCTCAACTCCTTTAATCACTCGACATTCTCGCAAAATGTCGGATTGGTGTTTCTGACGGGAGTCAAAAGTCGCTATGTGGTGATCACAGCAGGTGGGATTCTGATTCTGTTGGGTTTGATGCCAAAAGTGGCAGCGCTTACAACCATGATCCCCAAGCCTGTCCTCGGCGGCGCGATGATTCCGATGTTCGGGATGTTGATCTCCGCTGCATTGCGCATGATTCTGAAATCGGATTTGACGAAAACGACAAATCAATTGATCGTGGCGGTGGGTGTCGGTGTCGGACTGGCTGTGAAAGGGGTGCCGGATGTTTTTGCCGGCTATCCGGATCTCATTCAGTTGCTGTTTGGAAACGGGGTCGTCATGGGATCGATCATGCTCTTTGTGTTGAACCTGTTCTTAAACGGTCCCGAAGAAGAGGTTGAAAAAGCGGAACCCACCGCCGGTGAGCGGGATGATTCCTTGAAATCGGTGGAGCCGGAGGCCACACTGTAA
- a CDS encoding PucR family transcriptional regulator, with the protein MPLTAAEVLKIQELDHCRLIAGHRGLNRHIRTVSIMDSPDTPLWLKPGELLITTGYVFKDDTNLQIRLIQELADRNCAGLAIKIKRFLPSIPEPMHREADRLNLPLFEIPYDMSLSDVLYTLTREILDRRHPEYDTRRTRFFTGLLRGELSDRTNVWNRGRDYGLLPRCEYIVLCMMIHPNPEEESPSSARTDFKELVREAESSLNVYLLGISRDDDIVILQSRRTTGPPSSSLARKVANLFLERFSVKSEQTITVGIGTPQSDILHLHKSYREAKEAIDLGRRIFSKTNEGIYEYTDLEPESLLQHLPGNVLTQYVTSTLEVLKRYDRENGTELLHTLELYLNCGRRLGDTARKLYVHRNTVKFRINRIEELLGTDLSDGEAAFRLQLGLRVARLLNGPDRP; encoded by the coding sequence ATGCCCTTGACGGCAGCAGAAGTACTTAAGATTCAGGAGCTGGATCATTGTCGGCTGATCGCCGGTCATCGGGGATTGAACCGTCATATTCGCACGGTGAGTATCATGGATTCCCCTGATACCCCCTTGTGGTTGAAACCTGGTGAGCTGTTGATCACCACCGGTTATGTTTTTAAAGATGATACCAACCTGCAGATTCGTCTGATTCAGGAGCTGGCCGATCGAAACTGTGCCGGGCTGGCCATCAAAATCAAACGGTTTCTCCCGTCTATACCCGAACCGATGCACCGGGAAGCAGACCGTTTAAATTTGCCGTTGTTTGAAATTCCTTATGATATGAGCTTATCTGATGTGCTGTACACCCTGACGCGGGAGATCCTCGACCGACGGCACCCGGAATACGATACCCGTCGCACCCGCTTCTTTACCGGACTGCTGAGAGGAGAACTTTCCGACCGGACCAACGTATGGAACAGGGGGCGGGATTACGGTCTGCTGCCCCGGTGCGAATACATCGTGTTGTGCATGATGATCCATCCGAACCCGGAGGAAGAGTCTCCATCCTCAGCAAGAACGGACTTCAAAGAGCTGGTCCGGGAGGCGGAATCCTCACTCAACGTCTACCTGCTGGGCATCTCACGGGATGACGACATCGTCATTCTTCAGTCCCGCCGTACCACAGGCCCCCCCTCTTCCTCCCTGGCCCGGAAGGTGGCCAATCTGTTCCTGGAGCGTTTCTCCGTAAAATCTGAGCAGACGATCACAGTGGGGATCGGCACCCCCCAATCGGACATTCTCCACCTCCACAAAAGCTATCGGGAAGCGAAAGAAGCCATTGATCTGGGAAGACGCATCTTCTCAAAAACGAATGAGGGAATCTACGAGTACACCGACCTTGAACCGGAATCCCTGCTCCAACACCTGCCCGGGAATGTTTTAACACAGTACGTGACCTCCACCCTGGAGGTTCTGAAACGGTATGATCGGGAAAATGGTACAGAACTCCTGCATACACTGGAACTCTATTTAAACTGTGGGAGACGGCTTGGGGACACCGCCCGCAAGCTGTATGTACACCGTAACACGGTTAAATTCCGGATCAACCGGATTGAGGAGTTACTGGGGACAGACTTGTCCGATGGCGAAGCAGCCTTCCGACTCCAGCTGGGCTTGCGCGTGGCCCGACTCCTCAATGGCCCTGACCGCCCATGA
- a CDS encoding helix-turn-helix domain-containing protein, with protein MLQNVPADILSSYVSEILTPLIRYDQENHSNLVQTLEVYLAHSGRSSETARSLGIHRNTVNFRMTRIKALLNLDLADGETVFRLQLALHMSHLLGLSVKNAERSQQGSDGSVIWVRGGEEKCRGGCST; from the coding sequence TTGCTTCAAAATGTGCCGGCAGATATTTTGTCATCCTATGTGAGTGAAATCCTGACTCCTTTAATCCGCTATGATCAGGAGAATCATTCCAATTTAGTGCAAACACTGGAGGTTTATCTGGCCCATTCCGGACGGTCATCCGAGACGGCCCGAAGTCTGGGTATCCACCGAAATACGGTAAACTTCCGCATGACCCGGATCAAGGCGTTGTTGAACCTGGATTTGGCTGACGGGGAGACGGTGTTCCGGCTCCAGCTGGCATTGCATATGTCTCACCTTCTGGGACTGTCGGTTAAAAATGCGGAAAGGTCCCAACAGGGATCTGACGGTTCAGTCATATGGGTCAGGGGGGGAGAAGAGAAGTGCCGCGGGGGTTGTTCAACCTGA
- a CDS encoding PucR family transcriptional regulator: MLTMAEVMRIPPLDGCSVIAGHRGLTRRVQSVNSFDAPDVVPWYKAGELVLTTGYVIRNDEVAQVKLVQQMAQRNCAGLGIKVNHFSSEFSTLLLQAAEEHDLPLFEIPGHLSLSDLVFPLLRELFTFQDRHKEQTRRKRFFAGLLQEEWTSRDEVLARGKEFGVLPGHGFICIYVSQGSPHSGDRLTDPRRLPEFIHFSGENTGVDWMMSQPGDAVIILQSPLEGEACELPVTARKLAGDLIDHRRVSDSEGGVIIGIGTYQDDVMGISTSYRKAREAARLGCRVAPPRQARGI; encoded by the coding sequence ATGTTGACGATGGCAGAAGTAATGCGCATTCCGCCTTTGGACGGTTGTTCGGTGATTGCCGGACACCGTGGGCTGACGCGCAGGGTTCAGTCAGTGAACAGCTTTGACGCCCCGGATGTGGTTCCCTGGTATAAAGCCGGGGAATTGGTACTGACCACCGGGTATGTGATCAGGAATGACGAAGTTGCCCAGGTCAAACTGGTGCAGCAGATGGCCCAACGAAATTGTGCCGGTTTGGGAATCAAAGTCAACCACTTTTCCTCCGAATTTTCCACTCTCTTGCTGCAAGCTGCTGAGGAACACGACCTGCCCCTGTTTGAAATTCCCGGTCATCTGTCTTTATCGGACTTGGTTTTTCCTCTTCTCCGGGAGCTCTTCACTTTCCAGGATCGGCACAAGGAGCAAACTCGGCGGAAGAGATTTTTCGCCGGCCTGTTGCAGGAGGAATGGACCAGTCGGGACGAGGTTCTGGCCCGGGGAAAGGAGTTTGGGGTGCTGCCGGGGCATGGCTTCATCTGCATCTATGTCAGTCAGGGATCTCCACATTCCGGTGACAGGTTGACAGATCCCCGCAGACTGCCGGAGTTCATCCATTTTTCCGGCGAAAACACCGGAGTCGATTGGATGATGTCCCAACCGGGAGATGCCGTCATTATTCTGCAATCCCCCCTTGAAGGGGAGGCCTGCGAGTTGCCTGTCACTGCCCGAAAGCTGGCCGGGGACCTGATTGATCACAGGAGAGTGTCGGATTCCGAAGGTGGGGTAATCATCGGGATCGGTACATATCAAGACGATGTCATGGGCATCAGCACCAGTTACAGGAAAGCCCGGGAAGCGGCCCGCTTGGGGTGCCGGGTGGCCCCCCCCCGACAGGCACGGGGTATATGA
- the pucL gene encoding factor-independent urate hydroxylase yields the protein MRLSLEDLNRMDQTTFTVTLGWIFEHSPWVAERAWKNRPFSSLDALHQALQSVVEEATMAEKLNLLRAHPELAARVKMADASVREQAAAGLDQLTQNEYEDFTALNQAYSQRFGFPFIIAVRGKNKNEIQAALWKRLGAEPEAELENALQEIYKIARFRLEDVIGKKTDGIPGQTDERPQWNKKSAPTDAIPQLRSDSMQTEPTQRKRVMFYGKGDVFVYRTYAKPLVGVKQIPESTFTKKENVIFGMNVKIALHGDKFLSSFTEGDNSLVIATDSMKNFIQRQAAHYEGSTIEGFLEFVCKRFLEKYPHVTSIDISADEVPFDPCIVPGEFGMQGSGLVYRHSRNEHATVSMEVTRGPQGYEISRHQSGISDLHLIKVSGSSFYGYIQDEYTTLKEAYDRPLFIYVNIGWRYGNVADASGADPSRYVPAEQIRDIARTVFHELNNRSIQHLIYHIGRRILQRFPQLAEVQFETNNRTWFTVVEDIPDSQGGVFTEPMPPYGFQGFTMTRADLGETTTEGEPALVGVETR from the coding sequence ATGAGACTTTCCCTCGAAGATCTGAATCGCATGGATCAAACCACTTTTACGGTGACCCTCGGCTGGATCTTCGAACACTCCCCCTGGGTCGCGGAACGGGCGTGGAAAAACCGTCCCTTCTCCTCCCTGGACGCTTTGCATCAGGCCCTTCAGAGTGTAGTGGAGGAAGCCACGATGGCGGAGAAGCTGAATCTGCTCCGGGCCCATCCCGAACTGGCCGCCCGGGTGAAAATGGCTGACGCATCCGTACGGGAGCAAGCCGCCGCCGGGCTGGATCAGCTGACCCAGAATGAGTACGAAGACTTTACCGCACTGAATCAGGCCTATTCTCAGCGATTCGGTTTTCCTTTCATCATCGCAGTCCGTGGCAAGAACAAAAACGAAATCCAGGCCGCCCTGTGGAAACGGCTGGGTGCAGAACCGGAAGCGGAGTTGGAGAACGCTTTGCAGGAGATCTACAAGATCGCCCGCTTTCGCCTGGAGGATGTGATCGGAAAAAAAACGGACGGGATTCCCGGCCAAACCGATGAAAGACCGCAATGGAACAAAAAGTCGGCACCAACCGATGCAATCCCACAATTGAGGAGTGATTCGATGCAAACGGAGCCCACGCAACGGAAAAGAGTCATGTTTTACGGCAAGGGAGACGTTTTCGTTTACCGAACATACGCCAAACCGCTCGTCGGAGTAAAGCAAATCCCGGAGTCCACCTTCACCAAAAAAGAGAATGTGATCTTCGGAATGAATGTCAAGATCGCTCTGCACGGGGATAAGTTTCTCTCCTCCTTCACCGAAGGAGACAACAGCCTGGTCATCGCCACCGATTCCATGAAAAATTTCATCCAACGTCAAGCCGCCCATTACGAAGGATCCACCATCGAAGGTTTCCTCGAGTTTGTTTGTAAACGCTTTCTGGAAAAGTATCCACACGTCACTTCCATCGATATCTCCGCAGACGAAGTTCCTTTCGATCCCTGTATCGTACCCGGCGAATTCGGAATGCAGGGAAGCGGCCTCGTATATCGTCATTCCCGGAACGAGCACGCCACCGTCAGCATGGAAGTGACCCGGGGTCCCCAGGGATACGAGATCAGCCGGCATCAAAGCGGGATCTCCGACCTGCACCTGATCAAAGTGAGCGGGAGCTCCTTTTACGGCTATATTCAGGACGAGTACACAACTTTGAAGGAAGCGTATGACCGTCCCTTGTTCATCTACGTCAACATCGGCTGGAGATACGGAAACGTGGCTGATGCTTCCGGAGCGGATCCATCCCGCTATGTTCCCGCGGAACAGATACGGGACATCGCCCGCACGGTGTTCCATGAGTTGAACAACCGCTCCATCCAACACCTCATCTACCACATCGGGCGCCGTATTCTTCAGCGCTTCCCACAATTGGCCGAAGTGCAATTTGAGACCAATAACCGGACCTGGTTCACCGTGGTGGAGGATATCCCCGATTCCCAGGGCGGAGTATTCACCGAACCCATGCCTCCTTACGGATTCCAAGGCTTCACCATGACCCGGGCGGATCTCGGGGAAACCACAACGGAAGGGGAACCGGCCCTTGTGGGGGTTGAAACCCGATGA
- the uraH gene encoding hydroxyisourate hydrolase yields MTGKLTTHVLDLYHGRPAKEMQIELWYKDPDGSRNPIRRVQTNDDGRVDRPLLAENEMKPGVYELVFDVAAYFLAQKLELTTPPFLDRVPIRFGIDNTDSHYHVPLLVTPWAYSTYRGS; encoded by the coding sequence ATGACCGGGAAATTGACCACACATGTGTTGGACTTGTACCATGGCCGTCCCGCCAAAGAGATGCAGATCGAGCTGTGGTACAAAGACCCGGACGGAAGCCGGAACCCGATCCGCCGTGTGCAGACCAATGACGATGGAAGAGTGGACCGGCCCCTCCTCGCCGAAAACGAGATGAAACCGGGAGTATACGAATTGGTCTTTGACGTCGCAGCATATTTCCTCGCACAAAAGCTGGAGCTCACAACCCCCCCTTTTCTGGATCGGGTGCCGATCCGGTTTGGGATCGATAACACCGACTCCCACTATCACGTTCCCTTGCTGGTCACTCCTTGGGCATACAGCACTTACCGTGGCAGTTAG
- a CDS encoding family 10 glycosylhydrolase, with translation MRLAPVNKRQFRAAWVATVGNRDWPSSPALSVTQQQEEWKRLLDQMKGMNLNAVILQIRPMADAFYPSNCNPWSKYLTGTQGKDPGYDPLAFLLEEAHRRNLEFHAWFNPFRVSTDTRLESLVPDHPARRHPDWVVAYGGQLYYDPGIPEVRDHVTDSILEVVNRYGVDGVHLDDYFYPYPVGSESFPDDGTYRRYGQDRFADKGDWRRENVNRFICGLSKRIRQLKPKLKFGISPFGIWRNRSTDPTGSDTSGLQSFDGLYVDTRTWIRKGWLDYVVPQVYWNIGYPPAAYEKLVDWWSEEVRGYPLHLYIGHAVYKIGQDDEAWNNPEEMADQLYMNLSYPEVKGSVFFAISDLSRNPLGIRDRLATDFFRYPALIPAVPRLDQTPPPAPRIQSVQRLPDGVQIEWRDDSADTVYLVLYRFADGEGENREDPRNIRFLIRKKGNSSTVTDPTAAPGRTWTYLLTAVDSSHHESPPSNRVRLLPLYKVIAGSFQMLENAQARQNYLEQKGIEAAIVEIRVNGEKRHRVQAGAFSQRSNAEARLEEIRRLGITDGFIVYE, from the coding sequence TTGAGACTCGCCCCGGTGAACAAGCGACAATTCCGTGCCGCCTGGGTGGCCACCGTCGGAAACCGCGACTGGCCTTCTTCCCCCGCTCTTTCGGTCACACAGCAACAGGAAGAATGGAAGCGTCTTCTTGATCAAATGAAGGGGATGAATCTGAATGCGGTCATCCTCCAGATCCGACCCATGGCGGATGCCTTTTATCCCAGTAACTGCAACCCCTGGTCCAAGTATTTGACCGGCACCCAGGGAAAAGATCCCGGATATGATCCACTCGCCTTTTTGCTGGAAGAGGCTCACCGGCGCAATCTGGAATTCCACGCCTGGTTCAATCCCTTTCGTGTCAGTACGGACACCCGGCTTGAGTCCCTGGTTCCCGATCATCCGGCACGCCGTCATCCGGACTGGGTGGTCGCTTATGGCGGACAGTTGTATTACGATCCTGGCATTCCCGAGGTGAGGGACCACGTCACGGACAGCATACTTGAAGTGGTCAACCGGTATGGGGTGGATGGGGTCCACCTGGATGATTACTTTTATCCCTATCCGGTCGGGAGTGAATCTTTTCCCGACGATGGGACTTACCGACGCTATGGACAGGACCGGTTTGCCGACAAGGGGGATTGGCGAAGGGAGAATGTGAACCGTTTCATTTGCGGCCTCTCGAAGCGGATCCGGCAATTGAAACCGAAGCTGAAATTTGGAATCAGTCCCTTTGGAATCTGGCGCAATCGCTCCACGGATCCGACGGGATCGGACACTTCCGGACTGCAGAGCTTCGATGGGCTTTATGTGGATACCCGCACCTGGATCCGGAAAGGCTGGCTGGATTATGTGGTTCCCCAGGTATACTGGAATATCGGGTATCCTCCGGCGGCCTATGAGAAGCTGGTGGATTGGTGGAGCGAGGAAGTTCGGGGGTATCCCCTTCACCTATACATCGGCCATGCAGTCTACAAAATCGGACAAGATGATGAGGCCTGGAACAACCCGGAGGAGATGGCGGATCAACTGTACATGAACCTGTCATACCCGGAAGTGAAGGGGAGTGTATTCTTCGCGATTTCCGACCTGTCGCGAAACCCCCTGGGGATCCGGGATCGGCTGGCCACGGATTTCTTTCGCTATCCCGCCCTGATTCCGGCGGTTCCCCGGTTGGATCAGACTCCGCCGCCAGCCCCCCGGATCCAGTCGGTCCAACGCCTCCCCGACGGGGTGCAGATCGAGTGGAGAGATGATTCCGCGGACACCGTCTATCTGGTGCTCTATCGTTTTGCCGACGGGGAAGGGGAGAATCGGGAGGATCCTCGGAACATCCGGTTTTTGATCAGGAAAAAGGGAAACAGCTCCACGGTGACAGATCCCACGGCGGCCCCGGGCAGAACCTGGACCTATCTGCTGACCGCAGTGGATTCTTCACACCATGAGAGTCCGCCCAGCAACAGGGTCCGATTGTTACCCCTGTACAAAGTGATCGCAGGATCTTTTCAAATGTTGGAGAATGCCCAGGCCCGACAGAATTACCTGGAACAGAAGGGGATCGAGGCAGCGATCGTCGAAATCCGGGTGAACGGAGAGAAGCGTCACCGGGTACAGGCAGGGGCCTTCAGCCAACGCTCCAACGCGGAGGCGCGGCTGGAGGAAATCAGGAGACTGGGCATCACCGATGGGTTTATCGTGTACGAATAA
- a CDS encoding N-acetylmuramoyl-L-alanine amidase translates to MAKKLVIDPGHGGSDSGAVNGGYREKDFTLQIALKVRDYLANNHEVSILMTRTTDTTVSLTQRTDYANANQADYFASIHINAGGGTGWESYIYNGTVSQFTIDAQNRIHSTVMGVIGPKYGVRDRGKKRANFHVLRESNMPAILMENLFIDTTQDLNLLRNATFIKDLADAIGLGIAKALSLPKKATGLYKVIAGSFQSLENAQDRESFLEKNGIEAAIATTTVNGQTYYRVQAGAFSQRSHAEARLNEVKALGITDAFIIYE, encoded by the coding sequence ATGGCGAAAAAACTGGTGATCGACCCAGGCCATGGAGGAAGTGACTCCGGAGCCGTAAACGGAGGTTACCGGGAGAAGGATTTCACACTGCAGATCGCCTTGAAAGTGAGGGATTATCTGGCGAACAACCACGAGGTCAGCATCCTGATGACCCGGACGACGGATACCACCGTCAGTCTGACCCAACGAACGGATTATGCCAACGCCAACCAGGCCGACTATTTCGCGTCCATTCACATCAATGCCGGCGGAGGAACGGGATGGGAGAGTTATATCTACAACGGAACGGTCTCCCAGTTCACCATCGATGCCCAGAATAGGATCCATTCCACCGTCATGGGAGTGATCGGTCCAAAATACGGTGTCAGGGACCGGGGGAAAAAACGGGCCAATTTTCACGTGCTGCGCGAAAGCAACATGCCGGCGATCTTGATGGAAAACCTGTTTATAGACACCACCCAGGATTTGAATCTGCTGCGGAACGCCACCTTTATCAAGGATCTGGCCGATGCCATCGGTCTCGGGATCGCCAAAGCCCTCTCCCTTCCCAAAAAAGCAACGGGTCTGTACAAGGTGATTGCCGGTTCTTTTCAAAGCCTGGAGAACGCCCAGGACCGGGAAAGTTTCCTGGAGAAAAACGGGATTGAGGCGGCAATCGCAACTACGACAGTGAACGGCCAAACCTATTACCGGGTGCAGGCCGGGGCGTTCTCCCAGCGTTCCCATGCGGAAGCCCGCTTGAATGAAGTGAAGGCCCTGGGAATCACCGATGCGTTTATCATTTATGAGTAA